From a region of the Candidatus Polarisedimenticolia bacterium genome:
- a CDS encoding mersacidin/lichenicidin family type 2 lantibiotic, which produces MPDIVRAWKDLSYRAGLSEDEIGQIPAHPAGIVELSDEELKSASGLAGIPATTSPVCTMSETYRRSRCCP; this is translated from the coding sequence ATGCCAGACATCGTCCGCGCCTGGAAGGACCTCTCGTATCGCGCTGGATTGAGCGAGGACGAGATCGGACAGATTCCAGCGCATCCTGCCGGAATCGTCGAGCTCAGCGATGAGGAGCTCAAGTCGGCCTCAGGCCTGGCGGGGATTCCGGCGACCACCAGTCCCGTCTGCACCATGTCCGAGACGTACCGGCGATCGCGTTGCTGCCCTTGA
- a CDS encoding L,D-transpeptidase family protein: protein MARGRVWIALSVVLLWGCGTDRPVQRLLEARLKSLADLGKPDLSSDDLRQALARQLRAAPKGAKEGPGASKPAFPTRSTLQDFYADNAYRLAWFEDTGRSRPSAKIFLEALRRAGEHGLDPEDYYLSGLERRQERIGKANLDESAASGLADFDLLMTSSFFRYASDLSTGRVHPDEIRSDWHTNPPELDVLAMLGRALRTDKLPELLESLPPPHAGYARLRDELRGLREIKAAGGWPVVPAGPEMKPGSRGPRVSLLRQRLAERGGKEGASLPASTAGDRFDTPLSESLRRFQERHGIEPHGKLSSETLAALNVPVDRRIRQVELNLERWRWIPRQLGEPHVLVNIAGFRLELVRKGSSVWRTRIVVGKAYTPTPVFSDRIVAIVANPPWNVPEGIAVHEYVRELQKDPRALEREGIRLLKGSGEDAVEIDPATVDWQSIDENAEFPFRLRQDPGPDNALGRLKFQLTNDFQIYLHDTPAKSLFDQSDRDLSHGCIRVEKPLELAQQILDDSSRQLLGEALQKPEERDLPVKPPVSIHILYLTAWAGEEGLHFAQDIYDLDGPQAAAIEKASLQNLKPSPGAPQPTPPVSGQ, encoded by the coding sequence ATGGCTCGCGGGCGCGTCTGGATCGCGCTTTCCGTCGTCTTGCTTTGGGGGTGCGGGACGGATCGGCCGGTTCAGAGGCTCCTCGAGGCGCGTCTGAAATCTCTAGCGGACCTCGGCAAGCCTGATCTGTCTTCCGATGATCTCCGGCAGGCTCTGGCCCGCCAGCTGCGCGCCGCCCCGAAAGGGGCCAAAGAGGGTCCAGGGGCTTCGAAGCCGGCATTTCCAACGCGCAGCACGCTTCAGGACTTCTACGCCGATAACGCCTACCGGCTGGCCTGGTTCGAGGACACCGGCCGAAGCCGGCCGTCCGCGAAGATATTCCTCGAAGCTCTGCGGCGTGCGGGGGAGCATGGGTTGGATCCGGAGGACTACTATCTCAGCGGGCTCGAGCGCCGGCAAGAGCGGATCGGCAAGGCCAACCTCGACGAGTCGGCGGCCTCCGGCCTGGCCGATTTCGATCTGCTGATGACCTCCTCCTTCTTCCGGTACGCGTCCGATCTCTCCACCGGCCGCGTTCACCCGGACGAGATCCGGAGCGACTGGCACACGAATCCCCCGGAGCTTGACGTCCTGGCGATGCTCGGACGCGCCTTGCGGACGGACAAACTCCCCGAACTGCTCGAGTCGCTTCCTCCCCCTCATGCGGGCTACGCCCGCCTTCGCGATGAATTGAGGGGGCTTCGCGAGATCAAGGCGGCAGGCGGATGGCCCGTCGTTCCCGCGGGCCCGGAGATGAAGCCCGGCTCGCGCGGGCCGAGGGTTTCCCTTCTTCGCCAGCGACTCGCGGAGAGAGGCGGGAAGGAAGGGGCATCTCTTCCGGCGAGCACCGCCGGGGATCGATTCGATACGCCGCTCTCCGAGTCTCTCCGCCGATTTCAGGAGCGCCACGGGATCGAGCCGCATGGGAAACTGAGCTCGGAGACGCTCGCCGCATTGAACGTGCCGGTCGATCGGCGGATCCGGCAGGTCGAGCTGAACCTCGAGCGATGGCGCTGGATTCCGCGCCAACTCGGGGAGCCGCACGTTCTCGTGAACATCGCCGGATTTCGCCTCGAGCTGGTCCGGAAAGGAAGCTCGGTCTGGCGCACGCGAATCGTCGTCGGCAAAGCGTACACCCCCACGCCGGTGTTCAGCGATCGGATCGTCGCGATCGTCGCCAATCCGCCCTGGAACGTCCCCGAGGGAATTGCCGTCCATGAATACGTTCGGGAGCTCCAGAAAGATCCGAGAGCGCTGGAGCGCGAAGGAATTCGCCTGCTCAAGGGCTCGGGAGAGGACGCTGTCGAGATCGATCCGGCAACGGTGGACTGGCAATCGATCGATGAGAACGCGGAGTTTCCCTTCCGGCTTCGCCAGGATCCGGGACCGGACAACGCGCTCGGCCGGCTGAAATTCCAGCTCACCAACGATTTCCAGATCTACCTGCACGACACGCCCGCCAAGAGCCTGTTCGACCAATCGGACCGGGACTTGAGCCATGGCTGCATCCGGGTCGAAAAACCGCTCGAGCTGGCCCAGCAGATTCTCGATGACTCGTCGCGGCAACTTCTCGGCGAGGCGCTCCAGAAGCCGGAAGAGCGAGACCTTCCGGTCAAGCCCCCCGTCTCCATCCATATCCTCTATCTGACGGCCTGGGCGGGGGAGGAGGGCCTCCACTTCGCCCAGGACATCTACGACCTCGACGGTCCCCAGGCGGCCGCCATCGAGAAGGCTTCCCTACAAAACTTGAAGCCGTCCCCCGGCGCCCCACAGCCTACCCCGCCAGTTTCGGGCCAATAG
- a CDS encoding mersacidin/lichenicidin family type 2 lantibiotic, producing the protein MKLDVVRAWKDLSYRASLGPEELAQIPNHPAGLIDLSDEQLKEASGVAAPALTTCQCCTDTSRFRRCCP; encoded by the coding sequence ATGAAGCTCGACGTCGTGCGCGCGTGGAAGGATCTTTCCTATCGAGCCAGCCTCGGCCCCGAAGAGCTCGCCCAGATTCCGAATCACCCCGCGGGGCTCATCGACCTCAGCGACGAGCAGCTGAAAGAAGCCTCGGGCGTGGCCGCTCCGGCGCTAACAACCTGCCAGTGCTGCACCGACACCTCGCGCTTCCGTCGCTGTTGTCCCTAG
- a CDS encoding murein L,D-transpeptidase catalytic domain family protein codes for MLQAAPTMRPQALRAALAAWEDLRARGEVTRPILTVIDYGLSSMTRRMWVFDLASRRLLFHELVAHGKNSGEDLATHFSNEDGSLMTSLGAFVTGTTYDGKNGYSLRLRGMEPGRNDRAEERTIVVHGAPYVGDEVAQKLGRLGRSWGCPALRPAIARTLIDEVKDQTLLYAYHPSLDAPDTPAGPTPAIAGGASSPADGLSRATR; via the coding sequence TTGCTGCAAGCGGCGCCCACCATGCGTCCCCAGGCGCTGCGCGCGGCGCTGGCGGCTTGGGAGGACTTGCGAGCGCGAGGAGAAGTCACGCGCCCCATCCTCACGGTGATTGATTACGGCCTTTCGTCGATGACGCGAAGGATGTGGGTCTTCGATCTGGCCTCGCGCCGGCTTCTCTTCCATGAGCTGGTGGCGCACGGCAAAAACTCGGGCGAGGATCTGGCCACCCACTTCTCGAACGAGGATGGGAGCCTCATGACATCGCTCGGCGCGTTCGTGACCGGGACGACCTACGACGGCAAGAACGGCTACTCACTGCGTCTTCGCGGAATGGAGCCAGGAAGGAACGATCGCGCGGAGGAGCGTACCATTGTCGTCCACGGCGCTCCCTACGTCGGCGATGAAGTCGCGCAAAAGCTCGGGCGTCTCGGACGCAGTTGGGGCTGTCCCGCCTTGCGCCCCGCCATCGCGCGGACCCTGATTGACGAAGTCAAAGATCAAACCCTTCTCTATGCCTACCATCCCTCTCTGGACGCGCCCGATACGCCGGCCGGCCCGACGCCCGCGATCGCCGGAGGCGCTTCCAGTCCAGCCGACGGGCTATCCCGCGCCACCCGCTGA
- a CDS encoding mersacidin/lichenicidin family type 2 lantibiotic yields MVTIDLVRLWKDPSYRASLSPEDLKGFPQHPSGVVDLTDDQLRAASGVAGIIVTTFKTCTEYTFRRFHCCN; encoded by the coding sequence ATGGTCACGATCGATCTGGTCCGTTTGTGGAAAGATCCGTCTTATCGGGCGAGCCTGAGCCCCGAGGACTTGAAGGGGTTTCCCCAGCATCCCTCCGGGGTCGTCGACCTGACCGATGATCAGCTTCGGGCCGCCTCGGGAGTGGCGGGAATCATCGTCACGACCTTCAAGACTTGCACGGAGTACACGTTTCGTCGGTTTCACTGCTGCAACTAG